A stretch of the Ictidomys tridecemlineatus isolate mIctTri1 chromosome 5, mIctTri1.hap1, whole genome shotgun sequence genome encodes the following:
- the Nkx2-4 gene encoding homeobox protein Nkx-2.4, producing MSLSPKHTTPFSVSDILSPIEETYKKFGGAMDGAPPGLGAPLGAAAAAYRAPPPGPSSQAAAVAGMQPPHAMAGHNAAAAAAAAAAAAAAAATYHMPPGVSQFPHSAMGGYCNGGLGNMSELPSYTDGMRGGAAAAATGWYGANPDPRYSSISRFMGPSAGVNVAGMGSLTGIADAAKSLAPLHAAAAAAPRRKRRVLFSQAQVYELERRFKQQKYLSAPEREHLASMIHLTPTQVKIWFQNHRYKMKRQAKDKAAQQLQQEGSLGPPPPPPPSPRRVAVPVLVKDGKPCQNGAGTPTPGQAGSQPQAPTPAPELEELSPSPPALHGPGGGLAALDAAAGDYGGGVLGANLLYGRTW from the exons ATGTCGTTGAGCCCCAAGCACACGACGCCCTTCTCCGTGTCCGACATCCTGAGCCCCATCGAGGAGACCTACAAGAAGTTCGGCGGTGCCATGGACGGCGCGCCGCCCGGGCTGGGGGCGCCCCTGGGGGCCGCGGCCGCTGCGTACCGCGCGCCGCCGCCGGGCCCCTCCTCGCAGGCGGCGGCCGTGGCGGGCATGCAGCCGCCTCACGCCATGGCAGGCCACAATGccgcggcggcagcggcggcggcagcggcggccgCCGCGGCGGCTGCCACCTACCACATGCCGCCCGGCGTCTCGCAGTTCCCGCACAGCGCCATGGGCGGCTACTGCAACGGTGGCCTGGGCAACATGAGCGAGCTGCCCTCCTACACGGACGGCATGAGGGGCGGCGCGGCTGCCGCGGCCACCGGCTGGTACGGCGCCAACCCGGACCCGCGCTATTCGTCAA tctccaggtTCATGGGACCGTCGGCGGGCGTGAACGTGGCCGGCATGGGGTCGCTGACTGGCATCGCAGACGCCGCAAAGTCCTTGGCGCCCCTGCACGCGGCCGCAGCGGCGGCGCCGCGAAGGAAGCGTCGCGTGCTCTTCTCGCAAGCGCAGGTCTATGAGCTGGAGCGGCGCTTCAAGCAGCAAAAGTACCTGTCGGCTCCTGAGCGCGAGCACCTGGCCAGCATGATCCACCTGACCCCCACACAGGTCAAGATCTGGTTCCAGAACCACCGCTATAAGATGAAGAGGCAAGCCAAGGACAAGGCGGcgcagcagctgcagcaggagggcagcctgggcccGCCACCGCCACCGCCGCCGTCACCGCGCCGCGTGGCCGTGCCCGTGCTGGTCAAGGACGGCAAGCCGTGCCAGAACGGCGCTGGCACGCCAACGCCCGGCCAGGCCGGCTCGCAGCCACAGGCCCCGACGCCCGCGCCCGAGCTCGAGGAGCTGTCGCCCAGCCCGCCCGCGCTGCACGGCCCCGGGGGTGGCCTGGCAGCCCTGGACGCGGCCGCCGGGGACTACGGCGGAGGCGTGCTGGGCGCCAACCTGCTCTATGGCAGGACGTGGTGA